A part of Acidobacteriota bacterium genomic DNA contains:
- a CDS encoding sulfatase-like hydrolase/transferase, with protein sequence MALDRRLPASWCLVALAVMLPACRGGNSTEPARPAAAPRPSILIVTLDTTRADAVGPEAQGVQTPAFNALVARGRRFVQAYAPTPETLPSHASMFTGLYPPGHGVHENARTVPSHHPLVAEQLRGGGYRTAAFVSAYVLARRFGLARGFEVYDDELGPGGVERGAKDTTDRALAFLASAGADRPLFMWVHYFDPHAPYAPPEPYRTSYADRPYLGEVAAMDEQLGRLVQAFEQHAPGPVAFIVASDHGEGLGDHSELQHGHLLYQPTMHVPLVIAGPGVDPGVSDAPVSVRRIYHTAIDWAGLDASGEVEPHSLRRGEPELVMGEAMKPFLSYGWQPQVMAVTGSTKAIFAGRYEVYDVVADPGETRDLAASAAVPAALRRATESYPLPTPGAAPSADALGDDARRQLAALGYVGASARPVVRDDAPRPVDMVKLFEVIDRASTLFVQQRYADVVPLLERILRDDPYNLDAALRLATSFSMLGRDAQAVAMFGKAAEMAPESEDVDLYLALHHERGRQWEKAVPTLERVVAATPERLPAVEALARARERQGRLDDALALWQRVTALRAPTAADYVRLGDLAMAVGRTPAAIEAFEQARRVQGEAFSQNLELGVLYMAARQFEASRAALDRVPPSHPEYAMALFKRAQVSVLLKEPDAAERIARARARADATTRELIARERLFQ encoded by the coding sequence ATGGCTCTCGATCGACGCCTGCCTGCGTCGTGGTGCCTCGTCGCCCTCGCCGTGATGCTTCCGGCGTGCCGCGGGGGCAACTCGACGGAGCCTGCACGGCCCGCCGCTGCACCGCGCCCGTCCATCCTCATCGTGACGCTCGACACGACCCGGGCCGACGCGGTCGGTCCCGAGGCACAAGGGGTCCAGACGCCCGCCTTCAACGCCCTCGTCGCGCGTGGCCGCCGGTTCGTGCAGGCCTACGCACCGACGCCCGAGACACTGCCCTCGCACGCGTCGATGTTCACGGGTCTCTATCCGCCCGGGCACGGGGTGCACGAGAACGCGCGCACCGTGCCGAGCCACCACCCGCTCGTCGCCGAGCAACTGCGTGGGGGCGGCTACCGGACGGCGGCGTTCGTGTCGGCCTACGTGCTGGCACGGCGGTTCGGGCTGGCGCGCGGCTTCGAGGTGTACGACGACGAGCTGGGCCCGGGCGGCGTCGAGCGCGGCGCGAAGGACACGACAGACCGCGCGCTCGCATTTCTCGCCTCGGCCGGCGCCGACCGCCCCCTGTTCATGTGGGTGCACTACTTCGACCCGCACGCGCCGTACGCGCCACCCGAGCCCTACCGCACGAGCTACGCCGACCGGCCCTATCTCGGGGAGGTCGCGGCCATGGACGAGCAGCTCGGGCGTCTCGTCCAGGCCTTCGAGCAGCACGCACCCGGCCCGGTCGCTTTCATCGTGGCCAGCGATCACGGCGAGGGGCTTGGCGACCACAGCGAACTGCAGCACGGGCACCTGCTCTATCAGCCTACGATGCACGTGCCGCTCGTCATCGCCGGGCCGGGCGTGGATCCCGGCGTGAGCGACGCGCCGGTGAGCGTGCGCCGGATCTACCACACGGCCATCGACTGGGCCGGGCTCGACGCCTCGGGTGAGGTGGAGCCCCACAGCCTCCGCCGCGGCGAACCCGAGCTCGTGATGGGCGAGGCGATGAAGCCGTTTCTGAGTTACGGCTGGCAGCCGCAGGTCATGGCCGTGACCGGGTCGACGAAGGCCATCTTCGCCGGCAGGTACGAAGTGTACGACGTCGTCGCCGACCCGGGCGAGACCCGCGACCTCGCGGCGTCGGCCGCCGTGCCGGCTGCGCTGCGTCGCGCGACGGAGAGCTACCCGCTGCCCACTCCCGGTGCCGCACCCTCCGCCGACGCGCTCGGCGACGACGCGCGTCGGCAGCTTGCGGCCCTCGGCTACGTGGGCGCAAGCGCCCGGCCGGTCGTGCGCGACGACGCGCCGCGGCCCGTGGACATGGTGAAGCTGTTCGAGGTGATCGACCGAGCCTCGACGCTCTTCGTGCAGCAGCGGTACGCCGACGTCGTCCCGCTGCTCGAGCGCATCCTTCGCGACGACCCGTACAACCTCGACGCGGCGCTCCGCCTGGCGACGTCGTTCTCGATGCTGGGACGCGACGCGCAGGCGGTCGCGATGTTCGGGAAGGCGGCCGAGATGGCGCCGGAGTCGGAGGACGTGGACCTGTATCTCGCCTTGCACCACGAGCGCGGGCGCCAGTGGGAGAAGGCCGTTCCCACCCTCGAGCGTGTCGTGGCCGCGACCCCGGAGCGGCTTCCCGCGGTCGAGGCGCTGGCCCGCGCGCGTGAGCGCCAGGGGCGCCTCGACGATGCCCTCGCGCTGTGGCAGCGGGTCACCGCGCTGCGGGCGCCGACGGCGGCCGATTACGTGCGGCTGGGCGATCTGGCGATGGCCGTCGGGCGCACGCCAGCCGCCATCGAGGCCTTCGAGCAGGCGCGACGCGTGCAGGGTGAGGCATTCAGCCAGAACCTCGAGCTCGGCGTGCTCTACATGGCGGCGCGACAGTTCGAGGCGTCGCGGGCGGCGCTCGACCGCGTGCCTCCGTCACACCCCGAGTACGCGATGGCCTTGTTCAAGCGCGCCCAGGTCAGCGTGCTGTTGAAGGAACCCGACGCCGCCGAGCGCATCGCGCGGGCCCGCGCGCGGGCGGACGCCACGACGCGTGAGCTGATCGCCCGGGAGCGGCTGTTTCAGTGA